The Megasphaera stantonii genome includes a window with the following:
- a CDS encoding DUF2156 domain-containing protein, giving the protein MEDKQIIDDYFHQQRYEQADASFMNLFAWQYPYEIQWAEEDNVLYIRSGRGKKQFWLPPFTRHDGSFTKGILRMHEWFDQHGYPFLMKGVTPEAAERIRALCPDCYNFTPDRDNYEYVYLTQNLINLSGKKYRQKKNNLNHFRNQYIGNWEYVPITEEIFDECLAAEENWYDKHEGFEDDEELQGERQAIETVFNNWGILQPTGGAIRMYNKIVAFSIGEMLNDDTAIIHYEKSDPTIRGLYQAINHEFVVHAWSHTTYINREEDMGLPGLRQSKESYNPVRYIEKFEVTLKEPGKWTSD; this is encoded by the coding sequence TTGGAAGACAAGCAAATTATTGATGACTATTTTCATCAACAAAGATACGAACAGGCCGACGCGTCCTTTATGAACCTGTTTGCCTGGCAGTACCCGTATGAAATCCAGTGGGCAGAGGAAGACAACGTATTGTACATCCGCTCCGGCCGCGGCAAGAAGCAGTTCTGGCTGCCTCCCTTTACCCGTCATGACGGCAGCTTTACGAAGGGCATCCTGCGCATGCACGAATGGTTCGACCAGCACGGCTATCCCTTCCTCATGAAGGGCGTCACGCCGGAGGCGGCGGAACGCATCCGCGCTCTTTGTCCGGACTGCTATAACTTCACGCCGGACCGGGACAATTACGAATACGTCTACTTGACGCAGAACCTCATCAACCTGTCTGGCAAAAAATACCGGCAGAAAAAGAATAACCTCAACCACTTCCGCAATCAGTATATCGGCAACTGGGAATACGTTCCCATTACGGAAGAAATCTTCGACGAATGCCTCGCGGCGGAAGAAAATTGGTATGATAAGCACGAAGGATTTGAAGACGACGAAGAACTCCAGGGCGAACGCCAGGCCATTGAAACGGTATTCAACAACTGGGGCATTCTCCAGCCGACAGGCGGCGCTATCCGCATGTACAACAAAATTGTAGCCTTTTCTATCGGTGAAATGCTGAACGACGATACGGCTATCATTCACTACGAAAAGAGCGACCCGACGATTCGCGGCTTGTACCAGGCCATTAACCATGAATTCGTCGTCCACGCCTGGAGCCATACGACGTATATCAACCGGGAGGAAGACATGGGCCTGCCGGGACTGCGCCAGTCCAAAGAATCCTATAATCCTGTGCGGTATATTGAAAAATTTGAAGTTACCTTGAAGGAGCCGGGAAAATGGACTTCCGATTAG
- a CDS encoding GNAT family N-acetyltransferase, with protein MDFRLAKEEDRDLVESLWAYCFEPREHPFFQWYFSKFYQPENVLMGFKDGEMACLTHLNPYTLRLRGGDVPTSYIVGLATHPAARRSGVGRLLLTAALKEMKRRGHYIHILMPSKAGFYQPYGYELYCHQWKETMPLESLRPLTDRTVRFAFVNSADQWPYLASVYEAYTKHLSGYAVRNEASWRSHIEAQLAEGYIAVVFHDDTPIAYMFYQIGEGTITSGEFVYATLQGKRGLLEYVYNHRSQGSEFQWNEGIHDQSYRFYPDGKQGHETMPFMTCRIVDVKGALEQVSYPEQAEGSLVIQTEDPLADWNTGTFRLTVRQGRGSVERTEQEKPDAVMPVGTLALLVFGAMDPADLAFNEKLSGSDKALQTLGTFFPTEKCYINEWY; from the coding sequence ATGGACTTCCGATTAGCGAAAGAAGAAGACAGAGATCTGGTTGAAAGCTTATGGGCCTATTGCTTCGAGCCGCGGGAACATCCTTTTTTTCAGTGGTATTTTTCGAAGTTTTATCAGCCGGAAAACGTGCTCATGGGATTTAAGGACGGCGAAATGGCCTGTCTTACCCATTTAAACCCCTATACGCTGCGCCTGCGGGGAGGGGACGTACCGACGTCGTATATTGTCGGCCTGGCGACCCATCCGGCTGCCAGACGAAGCGGCGTAGGCCGGCTGCTGCTGACGGCCGCCCTGAAGGAAATGAAGCGCCGCGGCCATTATATTCATATTCTCATGCCGTCCAAGGCGGGATTTTACCAGCCCTATGGCTATGAGTTGTACTGCCATCAGTGGAAGGAAACGATGCCGCTGGAATCGCTGCGGCCCCTGACGGATCGGACAGTCCGTTTTGCCTTCGTCAACAGCGCCGACCAGTGGCCCTATTTGGCATCCGTGTACGAGGCGTATACGAAACACCTGTCAGGCTACGCCGTCCGCAATGAAGCATCGTGGCGCAGCCACATCGAGGCCCAGCTGGCCGAAGGATATATTGCCGTCGTATTTCATGATGATACGCCGATTGCCTATATGTTTTATCAAATCGGCGAGGGGACGATTACGAGCGGCGAATTTGTCTACGCCACCCTGCAGGGGAAGCGGGGCTTATTAGAATACGTCTACAATCACCGCTCTCAAGGCAGTGAATTTCAATGGAACGAAGGAATTCACGACCAGTCCTATCGCTTCTATCCCGACGGCAAGCAGGGCCATGAAACGATGCCCTTCATGACTTGCCGCATTGTCGACGTCAAGGGCGCACTGGAGCAAGTTTCCTATCCGGAACAGGCTGAAGGGAGCCTTGTCATCCAAACAGAAGATCCCTTAGCCGACTGGAATACCGGTACGTTCCGCCTGACCGTTCGGCAGGGACGCGGCTCTGTAGAACGGACGGAGCAGGAGAAGCCGGACGCCGTCATGCCTGTCGGTACCCTAGCGCTGCTGGTCTTCGGCGCAATGGATCCAGCGGATCTGGCATTCAATGAAAAACTATCCGGCAGCGACAAAGCCTTGCAAACCTTAGGAACGTTTTTCCCGACAGAAAAATGCTACATTAACGAATGGTACTAG